The following coding sequences are from one Malaciobacter pacificus window:
- the purL gene encoding phosphoribosylformylglycinamidine synthase subunit PurL produces the protein MQNKEMTLEELALAHSLTLEELDNIKEILGRDPNYVEIGIFSAMWSEHCSYKSSKKYLNGFPTKAPWVIQGPGENAGVIDIGDGYAAVFKMESHNHPSFIEPYQGAATGVGGIMRDVFTMGARPVASMNLIQFAGIEGDSETAQKHRYLLRGVVAGIGGYGNCMGVPTIGGQTNFEECYAGNNLVNAFNLGIAKADEIFYGKAEGIGNPVMYVGSKTGRDGLGGAVMSSASFDEDSESKRPTVQVGDPFTEKLLLEACLELFKKDLIIGIQDMGAAGLTSSSFEMAGRSGSGMIMHLDKVPAREEGMTPYDFMLSESQERMLICAKKGSEQAIIDIFEKWELDVAVIGEVTNTGNMELFWHGEKCADIPVQPVSEEAPVLDRPVAKPAYLDGIEDITLDKEISNQVAFDDIFSDIEVVDKSWIYSQYDSMVQTNTVKGPGRNDGSVIRIKETGKALAMSADCNTRQCYINPELGAAAAVMESGRNVAMTGAVPKAITDCLNFGNPQNPEVMWQFAASCEGIKSACKELNTPVIGGNVSLYNETNGVGVFPTPAIAMVGVNDDANKSLPSSVQENGNILFLLGETKGEFGASLYMKKMYGKVAGTHPEVDFKKELSLWNTVIEANKAGLLKSAKDVNVGGIAIALAKMAVVGNKGIEANISLDDSKDIFAESLSRAIVEVRPENVEAFEKVASSFGIECNKIGQVAGAKISINDIYKDLSDAKDVYFNKFRQVIEQDL, from the coding sequence ATGCAAAACAAAGAGATGACTTTAGAAGAGTTAGCACTTGCTCACTCTTTAACACTTGAAGAATTAGACAATATCAAAGAGATCTTAGGAAGAGACCCTAACTATGTAGAAATTGGAATTTTTTCTGCAATGTGGTCTGAACACTGTTCATATAAATCTAGTAAAAAATACTTAAATGGTTTCCCAACAAAAGCTCCTTGGGTTATTCAAGGGCCTGGAGAAAATGCTGGTGTAATTGACATCGGTGATGGATATGCAGCTGTATTTAAAATGGAATCACATAATCACCCTTCATTTATAGAACCTTACCAAGGTGCTGCTACTGGTGTTGGTGGAATCATGAGAGATGTATTTACAATGGGTGCTAGACCAGTTGCAAGTATGAACTTAATTCAATTTGCTGGAATTGAAGGTGATAGTGAGACTGCTCAAAAACATAGATATTTATTAAGAGGTGTTGTTGCAGGTATTGGTGGATACGGTAACTGTATGGGAGTTCCAACTATTGGTGGACAAACAAACTTTGAAGAGTGTTATGCTGGTAATAACTTAGTAAATGCATTTAATTTAGGTATTGCAAAAGCTGATGAGATTTTCTACGGTAAAGCTGAAGGTATTGGAAACCCAGTTATGTATGTAGGAAGTAAAACTGGTAGAGATGGATTAGGTGGAGCAGTTATGTCTTCAGCTTCATTTGATGAAGATTCAGAATCTAAAAGACCAACAGTTCAAGTTGGAGATCCTTTCACTGAAAAACTACTTTTAGAAGCTTGTTTAGAACTTTTTAAAAAAGATTTAATTATTGGTATTCAAGATATGGGTGCGGCTGGACTTACTTCATCTTCATTTGAAATGGCAGGAAGATCAGGTTCTGGTATGATTATGCACTTAGATAAAGTTCCTGCAAGAGAAGAGGGAATGACTCCATACGATTTCATGCTTTCTGAATCTCAAGAAAGAATGTTGATTTGTGCTAAAAAAGGTAGCGAGCAAGCAATTATTGATATTTTTGAAAAATGGGAATTAGATGTTGCAGTAATTGGAGAAGTAACAAATACTGGTAATATGGAACTGTTCTGGCATGGTGAAAAATGTGCAGATATTCCTGTTCAACCAGTTTCTGAAGAAGCACCAGTATTAGATAGACCAGTTGCAAAACCAGCTTATTTAGATGGAATTGAAGATATAACTTTAGATAAAGAAATCTCTAATCAAGTTGCTTTTGATGATATATTCAGTGATATAGAAGTTGTAGATAAATCTTGGATTTACTCTCAATATGACTCAATGGTTCAAACAAATACTGTTAAAGGACCTGGAAGAAATGACGGTTCTGTAATTAGAATTAAAGAGACAGGAAAAGCATTAGCTATGAGTGCTGATTGTAATACTAGACAGTGTTATATTAACCCAGAACTTGGAGCTGCAGCAGCTGTTATGGAATCAGGAAGAAATGTTGCTATGACGGGTGCAGTTCCAAAAGCAATTACTGACTGTCTTAACTTTGGAAATCCTCAAAACCCAGAAGTAATGTGGCAATTTGCTGCATCTTGTGAAGGTATTAAATCAGCTTGTAAAGAGTTAAATACACCTGTTATTGGTGGAAATGTATCTTTATATAATGAAACAAATGGTGTTGGTGTATTCCCAACTCCTGCAATTGCAATGGTTGGTGTAAATGATGATGCAAATAAATCATTACCATCAAGTGTTCAAGAAAATGGAAATATTCTTTTCTTATTAGGTGAGACAAAAGGTGAATTTGGTGCTTCTTTATACATGAAAAAAATGTATGGAAAAGTTGCTGGAACTCACCCTGAAGTTGACTTCAAAAAAGAGCTTTCTTTATGGAATACAGTAATTGAAGCAAATAAAGCAGGATTATTAAAGTCTGCAAAAGATGTAAATGTTGGTGGTATTGCAATAGCACTTGCTAAAATGGCAGTAGTTGGAAATAAAGGTATTGAAGCTAATATTTCTTTAGATGATTCAAAAGATATTTTTGCTGAATCGTTATCAAGGGCAATTGTAGAAGTAAGACCAGAAAATGTAGAAGCATTTGAAAAAGTAGCTTCATCATTTGGTATTGAGTGTAATAAAATTGGTCAAGTTGCTGGTGCTAAAATCTCTATTAATGATATTTATAAAGATTTATCAGATGCTAAAGATGTATATTTCAACAAATTTAGACAAGTGATCGAACAAGATTTATAA
- a CDS encoding L,D-transpeptidase family protein, with the protein MLKIIIFLFLTINLFSKNLVELYRTEGLSSVQKIFDEKLKDENYWLNYLSDKNVELGFYETRKYVLLTQKDQSEIALYDVENHQQNLILKNSIIIGENEGDKFKEGDKKTPIGVYDLTEKKTNLDQFYGPFALVTSYPNLFDKIQNKDGYGIWIHGMPLNEERELFTRGCIALDNPQLEELEKNIDLTKTVLLTSPSILKSATKEEISKILALIFKWKDAWKYSDIDEYLSFYSDEFQRDDGMNIDEFKKFKTRIFNKNEKKTIRLYNIDISPYPNSVGKRIFKAIMDEDYISPSVKFFGKKELYLEFINGEVKILVEG; encoded by the coding sequence TTGCTTAAAATTATAATTTTTTTATTTCTAACAATAAACTTATTTTCAAAGAATTTAGTTGAACTTTATAGAACTGAAGGTTTATCAAGTGTTCAAAAAATCTTTGATGAAAAGTTAAAAGATGAGAATTATTGGTTAAATTATTTATCAGATAAAAATGTTGAATTAGGGTTTTATGAAACAAGAAAATACGTATTGCTTACTCAAAAAGATCAATCTGAAATTGCTTTATATGATGTTGAAAATCATCAACAAAACTTAATATTAAAGAATAGTATAATAATTGGTGAAAATGAAGGTGATAAGTTTAAAGAAGGTGATAAAAAAACTCCAATTGGTGTATATGATTTAACTGAGAAGAAGACTAATTTAGATCAATTTTATGGTCCTTTTGCATTAGTTACTTCATATCCAAATTTATTCGATAAAATTCAAAATAAAGATGGTTACGGAATATGGATACATGGTATGCCTTTAAATGAGGAGAGAGAGCTATTTACTAGAGGTTGTATAGCTTTGGATAATCCTCAATTAGAAGAATTAGAAAAAAATATTGATTTAACTAAAACAGTGTTGTTAACTTCACCAAGTATATTAAAAAGTGCAACAAAAGAAGAAATTTCAAAGATTCTTGCATTGATTTTTAAATGGAAAGATGCATGGAAATACTCAGATATTGATGAATATCTTTCATTTTATTCTGATGAGTTTCAAAGAGATGATGGAATGAATATTGATGAATTTAAGAAATTCAAAACTAGAATTTTTAATAAAAATGAGAAAAAGACTATTAGATTATATAATATTGATATTTCACCATATCCAAACTCAGTAGGGAAAAGAATATTCAAAGCTATTATGGATGAAGACTATATTAGTCCTAGTGTGAAGTTTTTTGGAAAAAAAGAGCTTTATCTTGAATTTATTAATGGTGAAGTAAAAATACTTGTAGAAGGTTAA
- a CDS encoding peptidoglycan DD-metalloendopeptidase family protein produces the protein MNKIILLLIISLNFLFGAQVQELPWPKGESFLTFLEKYSIPQKLYFDLEKEDKELCSEIVADKRYFLYTNDDGTLNQVLIPVSEEIQLHLYQDIDGTYKFQTLPINYDEYTETIAIKINTSLSHDILDITGDVTLAVMVKHIFSGVDFRRMQKGDYVAIKYTQKSLLGRPHGLPEIHGAMVEVGPNTYFRFKNKKDDKYYDEKGVGFTKTYFFQIPLKYSRISSHFTKKRFHPVLKRYRAHLGTDFAAPRGRKIYAAAPGRIEFKGRKGGYGNTIIINHGNGYKTLYAHQNKFASNIRRGQKVNKGQHIGYVGSTGLSSGPHLHLGLYKNGRAINPLKVIRKAETKGLKGKEKQTFIANTKFLVDEFKNEINAENKTIATKLERVTYKSDINLL, from the coding sequence TTGAATAAAATAATCTTACTTTTAATTATTTCTTTAAACTTTTTATTTGGTGCTCAAGTTCAAGAACTTCCTTGGCCTAAGGGTGAATCTTTTTTAACATTTCTTGAGAAATACTCAATCCCTCAAAAGCTTTACTTTGATTTAGAAAAAGAGGATAAAGAACTATGTTCTGAAATCGTTGCTGATAAAAGATATTTTCTATATACAAATGATGATGGTACTTTAAATCAAGTTTTAATACCTGTTTCTGAAGAGATACAACTACACTTATATCAAGACATTGATGGAACTTATAAATTCCAAACACTACCTATTAACTATGATGAATATACTGAAACAATTGCAATAAAGATTAATACATCATTATCACATGATATACTAGATATAACAGGAGATGTTACTTTAGCAGTAATGGTAAAACATATTTTTAGTGGTGTTGATTTTAGAAGAATGCAAAAAGGTGATTACGTAGCGATTAAATATACACAAAAATCTTTATTAGGAAGACCTCATGGATTACCAGAAATTCATGGAGCTATGGTGGAAGTTGGACCTAATACTTATTTTAGATTTAAGAATAAAAAAGATGATAAATATTATGATGAAAAAGGTGTTGGCTTTACAAAAACATACTTTTTCCAAATACCATTAAAATACAGCAGAATCTCTAGTCATTTTACAAAGAAAAGATTTCACCCTGTACTTAAAAGATATAGAGCTCACTTAGGAACAGACTTTGCAGCGCCAAGAGGTAGAAAAATCTATGCAGCTGCACCTGGTAGAATTGAATTTAAAGGTAGAAAAGGTGGTTATGGTAATACAATTATAATTAACCATGGAAATGGATATAAAACACTATATGCTCATCAAAATAAATTTGCAAGTAATATTAGAAGAGGTCAAAAAGTAAATAAAGGTCAACATATAGGATATGTTGGAAGCACAGGACTTAGTTCTGGGCCTCACTTACATTTAGGTTTATATAAAAATGGTAGAGCAATTAATCCACTAAAAGTAATTAGAAAAGCTGAAACTAAAGGTTTAAAAGGTAAAGAAAAACAAACTTTTATAGCCAACACAAAATTTTTAGTTGACGAGTTTAAAAATGAAATAAATGCTGAGAATAAGACAATTGCCACAAAATTAGAAAGAGTAACATACAAATCTGACATAAATTTATTATAG
- the mgtE gene encoding magnesium transporter has translation MPQEDLIIKDPNKLLEEIESLHPSDIAKSLKKIEKESQEDFFYVLKKLPDEILGEVLLELPDYLREDAYEELSIEQLTEAVDELDSDDQTDIIQEIEELNEEKAREIYDGLDEVDQKEIEWLKKYEEDEAGAYMQTELFSAKAYETIKESIERLKEAKKDHELENIQQVYIIDEDKKLIASILLEDLIIFDFNDTYEKVINENENKFKPFYVDDDEDIDEVAKKFEKYDLNVVPVVGYQGMLMGRITSDDIIDVIEKNATEQMYQMAGVDEEHEGNDDLITIAKKRAMWLFINLGTAILASIVIGLFDETIQAYVALAILMPIVASMGGNAGTQTLAVMVRQIAMGDIELEHSKDAIKKEVFISLFNGLLFAIIMGVIAWLWFDTKLLGIVIGISMIINLFSAGFFGASIPLVLKKLDIDPAIGSTVLLTTVTDIVGFFSFLMLAKVILL, from the coding sequence ATGCCTCAAGAAGATTTAATAATTAAAGATCCTAACAAATTATTAGAAGAGATTGAGTCATTACACCCTAGTGATATAGCTAAATCCCTTAAAAAAATAGAAAAAGAGAGTCAAGAAGACTTTTTTTATGTACTTAAAAAACTTCCCGATGAAATTTTAGGTGAAGTATTACTAGAACTACCTGATTACTTAAGAGAAGATGCCTATGAAGAGCTATCAATTGAACAGCTTACAGAAGCTGTTGATGAACTTGACTCTGACGATCAAACAGACATAATTCAAGAAATTGAAGAGTTAAATGAAGAAAAAGCTAGAGAGATTTATGATGGCCTTGATGAAGTTGACCAAAAAGAGATTGAATGGCTGAAAAAATATGAAGAGGATGAAGCTGGTGCATATATGCAAACTGAGCTTTTCTCAGCCAAAGCATATGAAACAATAAAAGAGTCTATTGAAAGATTAAAAGAAGCAAAAAAAGATCATGAATTAGAAAATATTCAACAAGTATATATAATTGATGAAGATAAAAAACTTATTGCTTCAATTTTACTAGAAGATTTAATTATTTTTGACTTTAATGATACATACGAAAAAGTTATAAATGAAAATGAAAATAAATTTAAACCTTTTTATGTAGATGATGATGAAGATATAGATGAAGTTGCAAAGAAATTTGAAAAGTATGACTTAAATGTTGTTCCTGTTGTAGGTTATCAAGGTATGTTAATGGGTAGAATTACATCTGATGATATCATCGATGTAATAGAAAAAAATGCAACTGAACAAATGTATCAAATGGCAGGTGTTGATGAAGAGCATGAAGGAAATGATGATTTAATTACTATTGCTAAAAAAAGAGCTATGTGGCTATTTATTAATCTTGGAACAGCCATTTTAGCTTCAATTGTAATTGGTTTATTTGATGAAACAATTCAAGCTTATGTTGCACTTGCTATTTTAATGCCTATTGTTGCTTCAATGGGTGGAAATGCTGGAACACAAACACTTGCAGTAATGGTGCGTCAAATTGCAATGGGAGATATTGAACTTGAGCATTCAAAAGATGCAATAAAAAAAGAGGTATTTATTTCCTTATTTAATGGACTCTTATTTGCAATAATAATGGGTGTTATTGCATGGCTGTGGTTTGATACAAAATTACTTGGAATTGTTATTGGTATATCTATGATTATAAATCTATTTAGTGCAGGCTTTTTTGGAGCATCTATTCCATTAGTACTAAAAAAATTAGATATCGATCCAGCTATTGGAAGTACAGTTTTACTTACAACTGTAACTGATATTGTTGGTTTTTTTAGTTTTTTAATGCTTGCAAAAGTAATTTTACTTTAA
- the folE gene encoding GTP cyclohydrolase I FolE: MSSELEFENAVKKILEHIGEDVNREGLIDTPSRVRKAYEFMCSGYKEDPKEIIQKALFTSTNDEMVVVKDIEFYSQCEHHMLPIIGKAHVAYIPNGKVVGLSKIPRVVDVFARRLQIQEQMTEQICDALNEHLKPKGVAVIIDARHMCMEMRGVQKICSTTVTSALRGLFKKEKKTKDEFLSIVAQSLHK; encoded by the coding sequence ATGAGTAGTGAATTAGAGTTTGAAAATGCAGTAAAAAAAATTTTAGAGCATATTGGTGAGGATGTAAATAGAGAAGGATTAATTGATACTCCAAGTCGTGTTCGAAAAGCATATGAATTTATGTGTAGTGGATACAAAGAAGATCCTAAGGAAATTATTCAAAAAGCTTTATTTACTTCAACAAATGATGAAATGGTAGTTGTAAAAGATATAGAGTTTTATTCTCAGTGTGAACATCATATGTTACCAATTATTGGTAAAGCTCATGTTGCTTATATTCCTAATGGAAAAGTTGTTGGACTTTCAAAAATTCCAAGAGTTGTTGATGTTTTTGCAAGAAGATTACAAATTCAAGAGCAAATGACTGAGCAAATTTGTGATGCATTAAATGAACACTTAAAACCAAAAGGTGTTGCTGTTATAATAGATGCTAGACATATGTGTATGGAGATGAGAGGGGTTCAAAAAATTTGTTCAACTACAGTAACATCAGCTCTAAGAGGTTTGTTTAAAAAAGAGAAGAAAACAAAAGATGAGTTTTTATCTATAGTAGCTCAATCTTTACATAAGTAA
- a CDS encoding type II secretion system F family protein produces MKKYKIKYLKNDREYTLICRLDKMDKATLPNNILSIKPIFFSFDSFFKKRVDSKELNLLFYELNLMLESNITFNDALNILIKNKKDKNILEFLSLVKSAFSNSKPVEELLIDFKIDFMVIAFLKICQDSGNVKLNINALSKLLIENSEIKKKFYKAISYPILLIVSFCFALVSIFYFVIPKFKVMFTQFESALPLATKILFFVQEVFENYLLFIVAFLLVLIFIISYFYKSNRSFEFLIHKLLITKIPLLRDIYKNMELYKLFFVLKIMLDSKYEFHKALQTSALLLKNKYVLDRITIIKNLLHNGKQISKSFETSALFDDIILNLINTGEVSNSLHTITNEIRKIYKDRFHDKVNRLISLIQPIFLVLIMSLILWIVLAIFVPIWDIGNMIKM; encoded by the coding sequence ATGAAAAAATATAAAATCAAATATTTAAAAAATGATAGAGAATATACATTAATTTGTAGACTAGATAAGATGGATAAAGCTACTCTTCCAAATAATATTTTAAGTATTAAGCCTATATTTTTTTCTTTTGATAGTTTTTTTAAAAAAAGAGTAGATTCAAAAGAGTTAAATTTACTATTTTATGAGTTAAATTTGATGCTTGAATCAAATATAACATTTAATGATGCTTTAAATATATTAATAAAAAACAAAAAAGATAAAAATATTTTAGAGTTTCTTAGTTTAGTTAAAAGTGCATTTTCAAATTCAAAACCAGTAGAAGAATTACTTATTGACTTTAAAATAGATTTTATGGTTATTGCATTTCTAAAAATCTGTCAAGATAGTGGAAATGTCAAATTAAATATAAATGCATTAAGTAAATTATTAATTGAAAATAGTGAAATTAAAAAAAAGTTTTATAAAGCAATATCCTATCCTATTTTATTAATTGTTAGTTTTTGTTTTGCACTTGTTTCAATTTTTTATTTTGTTATACCAAAATTTAAAGTTATGTTTACTCAATTTGAGTCAGCTTTACCCCTAGCAACAAAAATTTTATTTTTCGTTCAAGAAGTTTTTGAAAACTATTTATTATTTATTGTCGCTTTTTTACTAGTTTTAATTTTCATAATTTCATATTTTTATAAAAGTAATAGAAGTTTTGAATTTTTAATTCATAAATTATTAATTACAAAAATACCTTTATTAAGAGATATCTATAAAAATATGGAGCTATATAAACTATTTTTTGTGCTTAAAATTATGTTGGATTCTAAGTATGAATTTCATAAGGCATTGCAAACAAGTGCACTTTTACTAAAAAACAAATATGTTTTGGATAGAATTACGATTATTAAAAATCTATTACATAATGGTAAGCAAATTAGTAAATCATTTGAAACAAGTGCTTTATTTGATGATATTATTTTAAATTTGATTAATACAGGTGAAGTATCAAATTCCCTTCACACTATAACAAATGAAATTAGAAAGATTTATAAGGATAGATTTCATGATAAAGTTAATAGATTAATAAGTTTAATACAACCTATATTTTTAGTTTTGATTATGTCTTTAATATTATGGATAGTCTTAGCTATTTTTGTTCCTATTTGGGATATAGGAAATATGATAAAAATGTAA
- a CDS encoding GspE/PulE family protein, producing the protein MKKLNKIIIDYSLFEKYGEDYLSMNLIIPIYEDDMYIKVAICKESKLLDIESKFNKLVSYSEYTKEEIQFFLLNLELRKKLTKLSLKVIYSNLNDNFLELFFNELISFCIKIRSSDLHFESNEEFTIVRLRIDGRMKKFFIFKKELFRFLSSYIKLISNLDITQTRIPMDSRFSLNVSEKKYDFRVSTMPTVSGESIVLRILDKTNIEKNLNNLGFNESLLNEFKNIINLAQGLVLVAGPTGSGKTTTLYSLLKELNSEDKKIITVEDPVEYKIEDITQISINSKIGLNFELVLKNILRQDPDVIFIGEIRDKFSLDIALQASLTGHLVIATIHSNSALQTITRLIDLNADTFLLSTTLKYILSQRLVINYCKKCQGNGCSHCNFTKFYDRSCIAELLKVDEKISSMIFTKSSLIQIEKYLKTINYKTILEDGIEKVNNGITSIEEIYKVL; encoded by the coding sequence ATGAAAAAATTAAATAAAATAATTATAGATTATTCTTTATTTGAAAAATATGGTGAAGATTATTTATCTATGAATTTAATTATACCTATTTATGAAGATGATATGTATATAAAAGTAGCTATTTGTAAAGAGTCAAAACTTTTGGATATTGAATCTAAATTTAATAAACTTGTATCATATTCAGAATATACTAAAGAAGAAATACAGTTTTTTCTTTTAAACTTAGAATTAAGAAAAAAACTAACTAAATTATCTTTAAAGGTAATTTATTCAAATTTAAATGATAATTTTTTAGAACTATTTTTTAATGAATTAATATCATTTTGTATAAAAATACGTTCTAGTGATCTGCATTTTGAATCTAATGAAGAGTTTACTATAGTAAGATTGAGAATAGATGGAAGAATGAAAAAATTTTTTATTTTCAAAAAAGAGTTATTTAGATTTTTATCCTCTTATATAAAGTTAATATCAAATTTGGATATTACTCAAACAAGAATACCAATGGATTCTAGATTTTCATTAAATGTTAGTGAAAAGAAATATGATTTTAGGGTATCAACTATGCCTACTGTAAGTGGTGAATCAATTGTTTTGAGAATTTTAGATAAAACTAATATTGAAAAGAATTTAAATAATTTAGGTTTTAATGAAAGTTTATTGAATGAGTTTAAAAATATTATTAATCTAGCACAAGGACTTGTTTTAGTTGCAGGTCCTACAGGAAGTGGTAAGACTACTACATTATATTCACTATTGAAAGAATTAAATAGTGAAGATAAAAAAATTATAACAGTTGAAGATCCAGTGGAATATAAAATAGAAGATATTACTCAAATAAGTATAAATAGTAAAATAGGTTTAAATTTTGAATTGGTATTGAAAAATATTTTAAGACAAGATCCTGATGTTATATTTATAGGTGAAATAAGGGATAAATTCTCTTTAGATATTGCATTACAAGCATCTTTAACTGGACATCTTGTTATTGCAACTATTCATTCAAATAGTGCATTACAAACAATTACAAGGTTAATTGATTTAAATGCAGATACTTTTTTATTATCAACAACATTAAAATATATACTTTCACAAAGATTAGTAATAAATTATTGTAAAAAATGTCAGGGAAACGGGTGCTCTCATTGTAATTTCACAAAGTTTTATGATAGAAGTTGTATTGCAGAGCTTTTAAAGGTTGATGAGAAAATTAGTTCAATGATTTTTACAAAATCTTCATTAATTCAAATAGAAAAATATCTTAAAACAATAAATTATAAAACTATTTTAGAAGATGGTATAGAAAAAGTAAATAATGGCATTACTAGTATTGAAGAAATCTATAAAGTATTGTAA
- a CDS encoding transposase, producing MQIESKIIGIINDKLKNPIYETLRLLNMKTILTKSNFSKKEGVAVHMVVLHFVYMLVMNKKISTFMDQSNDSFKKDVYYRLLSNTSYNWRKLLSLSSLKILSLLHKVQDSKLVRVLILDDTVEDKVGKNIEGSCDNLWSNKAKRKIRGVNVVSLNYSDGYSNFMLDFAIAMNSYARVKIEEFTNIIDHRTNAHKRRLESLKGKSQIAIEMIKRAVASGIYADYLLVDSWYSKPVFIETMNELGLQVISRMVNNDRIWNFTGEKKTLDGIYNKFKKLKSIKMGQYGKKIKFEYFSTIVEHKKAGKLKIVFIKTKENLIPIVSTNLILSDEEIIDIYKRRWDIEQGYKELREHFGFGKEENRIYEALIARITLSFFTYNVVSYINRISNEPKTIGGLFKDLECELHTLAIAMQAFLAILDEIAKIEEVVNRNEDFTAIIDLLRDVTGKLLGFRCES from the coding sequence ATGCAGATAGAATCCAAGATCATCGGTATTATAAACGATAAGTTAAAAAATCCAATCTATGAAACATTACGTTTGTTAAATATGAAAACTATTTTAACCAAGAGCAATTTTTCTAAAAAAGAGGGAGTTGCTGTTCATATGGTTGTATTACATTTTGTATATATGCTGGTTATGAATAAAAAAATATCAACCTTTATGGATCAAAGTAATGATAGTTTCAAAAAAGATGTATATTATCGATTACTTTCCAATACTTCTTATAATTGGAGAAAACTATTATCTCTTAGTTCTTTAAAGATCTTATCACTACTTCATAAAGTGCAAGATTCAAAGCTAGTAAGAGTTCTTATACTTGATGATACTGTTGAAGATAAAGTTGGTAAAAATATAGAGGGAAGTTGTGACAACCTTTGGAGCAATAAAGCAAAGAGAAAAATCAGAGGTGTAAATGTTGTATCACTAAACTATAGTGATGGTTATTCAAATTTTATGTTGGACTTTGCAATTGCTATGAACAGTTATGCAAGGGTAAAGATAGAAGAGTTTACAAATATTATTGATCATCGAACCAATGCACATAAGCGAAGATTGGAAAGCTTAAAAGGGAAATCACAAATTGCTATAGAGATGATTAAAAGAGCAGTAGCTAGTGGTATATATGCAGATTATCTGCTTGTAGATAGCTGGTATTCTAAACCTGTATTTATAGAAACTATGAATGAACTTGGATTGCAAGTCATTTCAAGAATGGTAAACAATGACAGGATATGGAATTTTACAGGAGAGAAAAAGACCCTTGATGGCATCTATAACAAATTTAAAAAGCTTAAATCTATCAAGATGGGTCAATATGGCAAAAAGATAAAGTTTGAGTATTTTTCAACCATAGTTGAACATAAAAAAGCTGGTAAATTAAAAATTGTTTTTATAAAAACAAAAGAGAATTTAATACCAATCGTATCAACCAATCTTATACTTAGTGATGAAGAGATTATAGATATTTATAAAAGACGATGGGATATAGAACAAGGGTATAAAGAACTTCGTGAACACTTTGGATTCGGAAAAGAAGAGAATCGAATCTATGAAGCTTTGATAGCCAGAATTACACTATCTTTTTTTACATACAATGTTGTTAGCTATATAAATCGTATCAGCAATGAACCTAAAACAATTGGTGGATTGTTTAAAGATTTAGAATGTGAACTTCATACTCTAGCAATAGCTATGCAAGCATTTTTAGCTATTTTAGATGAGATTGCAAAAATTGAAGAAGTTGTCAATAGAAATGAGGATTTTACAGCTATCATTGATCTATTAAGAGATGTGACTGGAAAATTGCTTGGTTTTAGGTGCGAAAGTTAA